The following proteins are co-located in the Choristoneura fumiferana chromosome 23, NRCan_CFum_1, whole genome shotgun sequence genome:
- the LOC141441031 gene encoding low density lipoprotein receptor adapter protein 1-like — protein MTTFLRKMWKNHSKHKKLCEEWALAECEGEGWWREARENGGKNGSVDVRYAGMTPVERAASAPATAIAVRSALHSAKTLNKKLQRVNLDISAKGIVVTDADSNDNVLSISIYKISYCSADASNARVLAVVEGRGSEHVAHVFPCSRSRHARALALSLAHAFNDAYQAWQSSQASSLQSSGRRSSPWERFAQESDEEEEEEADSKWHAQAPLVTFA, from the exons AACTATGTGAAGAGTGGGCGCTAGCAGAGTGCGAGGGGGAGGGTTGGTGGCGGGAGGCGCGTGAAAATGGAGGGAAGAATGGCTCCGTTGATGTTAGATACGCTGGCATGACGCCTGTGGAGCGTGCCGCCTCCGCGCCCGCTACCGCGATTGCCGTCCGCTCCGCTCTACATTCTGCCAAGA CTTTGAACAAGAAGTTGCAGCGAGTAAATTTGGATATCAGCGCAAAGGGAATTGTGGTCACCGACGCCGATTCAAACGACAACGTACTCAGCATATCTATATACAA GATCTCGTACTGCTCAGCGGACGCGTCCAACGCGCGAGTGCTGGCAGTGGTGGAGGGGCGCGGCAGCGAGCACGTCGCGCACGTGTTCCCGTGCTCGCGCAGCCGGCACGCGCGCGCGCTCGCGCTGTCGCTTGCGCATGCCTTCAATGATGCTTACCAG GCTTGGCAATCCAGCCAGGCGAGTTCGCTGCAATCCAGTGGAAGACGTTCATCACCCTGG GAGCGTTTTGCGCAGGAGTCCGACGAGGAGGAGGAAGAGGAAGCGGACAGCAAGTGGCACGCGCAGGCGCCGCTCGTCACTTTTGCTTGA
- the LOC141441033 gene encoding lysozyme-like isoform X2, which yields MKFLRLWYLCSVILGSFSTALGVYISNLNEACFRCLCHVAGCDMSHACSGGYCGPFYISRVYWVDAGKPTLPEDDPNREEAFEDCARDYYCSIKIVEGYMAKFGKDCNGDGVTNCFDYMMINHHGGGACHAPLQLERLGRRRLALFSQCRF from the exons ATGAAGTTTTTAAGACTATGGTACTTGTGTTCAGTGATTTTGGGATCATTTTCTACTgcattag GAGTGTACATCTCGAACCTGAACGAGGCCTGTTTCCGTTGCCTGTGCCATGTGGCTGGGTGCGACATGTCCCACGCCTGTTCAGGTGGCTACTGCGGTCCTTTCTACATATCCCGGGTGTACTGGGTGGACGCCGGCAAGCCCACGCTGCCTGAGGATGACCCCAACCGGGAGGAAG CGTTCGAGGACTGCGCCAGAGACTATTACTGCTCCATTAAGATCGTTGAAGGTTATATGGCGAAGTTTGGAAAG GACTGCAACGGCGACGGCGTAACGAACTGCTTCGACTACATGATGATCAACCACCACGGCGGCGGCGCGTGCCACGCCCCGCTGCAGCTCGAGCGGCTCGGGCGCCGCCGGCTGGCGCTATTCAGCCAGTGCCGCTTCTGA